A single Kryptolebias marmoratus isolate JLee-2015 linkage group LG16, ASM164957v2, whole genome shotgun sequence DNA region contains:
- the LOC108243220 gene encoding beta-2 adrenergic receptor codes for MIETSTLTMLDRTEPALCTVCCCTLINKILMVLFMVLLIFATLFGNLVTLAVVVGNKHFHTPQGYLKASLAIADLAVGIFVVPLSVYAEVYLMVADSAPEWTSYNSQSVTFHPCNIIGPIFAGCTFVSITTIFLLTIERSIAVLRPLHKDSVITRKRTTILIFFSWVGSFFLAVSPMVFSSEIALEYNSCSRMCNYALGTIGEFPSQAWNILLLFPAFDFTLLGGTVVINIISLSSIRQHSKHRKTLAETEIHTTSNPTFSDIKAAKTIGTLTLAFTASFTPIAVFVVGNVLGNEWCNFSFFAFWILATNSCWNVIIYSVRDQKFRLRAHKLLMPHRQNTTKT; via the coding sequence ATGATTGAGACCAGCACACTGACTATGTTGGACAGAACTGAACCAGCACTCTGCACGGTGTGCTGCTGCACTCTGATCAATAAAATCCTCATGGTGCTCTTCATGGTGCTTCTGATTTTTGCCACCTTGTTTGGGAATTTGGTGACTCTGGCTGTGGTCGTGGGGAACAAACACTTCCACACACCGCAGGGCTACCTGAAGGCGTCCCTTGCTATTGCCGATCTTGCTGTGGGGATATTTGTGGTGCCGCTGTCTGTCTATGCTGAGGTCTACCTTATGGTGGCTGACTCAGCACCTGAGTGGACTTCATACAACTCACAATCAGTCACTTTTCACCCATGCAACATCATTGGTCCAATTTTCGCTGGGTGCACCTTCGTCTCCATCACAACCATCTTCCTGCTGACAATTGAGCGGAGCATTGCAGTGCTGAGGCCGCTGCACAAGGACTCTGTTATTACTCGTAAAAGGACAACAATACTCATTTTCTTCTCCTGGGTGGGGAGTTTCTTCTTGGCTGTGTCTCCAATGGTCTTCAGCAGCGAGATCGCTCTTGAGTATAACTCCTGCAGCAGGATGTGTAACTACGCCTTGGGGACCATTGGTGAGTTCCCCAGCCAGGCCTGGAACATTCTTCTCCTTTTCCCTGCATTTGACTTTACTCTTCTTGGGGGCACTGTTGTCATTAACATCATTTCTCTGTCCAGCATCAGGCAACActcaaaacacaggaaaacctTGGCAGAAACTGAAATCCATACCACAAGCAATCCGACTTTCTCAGACATTAAAGCAGCTAAGACCATTGGGACCCTAACACTGGCCTTCACAGCGTCTTTCACCCCCATTGCTGTCTTTGTGGTTGGGAACGTTTTGGGGAATGAATGGTGCAACTTCTCCTTCTTTGCCTTCTGGATTTTGGCTACAAACAGTTGCTGGAATGTCATTATTTACAGTGTGAGGGATCAGAAGTTCAGACTGCGTGCACATAAACTTCTTATGCCTCACAGACAAAACACCACCAAAacctaa